The nucleotide window GCCCTGGTGCGGCTGCAAACCACGGGCGCACTGGATACGAGCTACAATCCCAACGTTGATACCACGCCCCGCCCTTACGTTGCCTTGCTGGCCGTTGACCCTCTTACAAACCAGGCTGTTGTGAATGGCCAGTTAGGAGAGTTAACCCGGCTGAACCAGGATGGTACCATTGATAACTCCTTCCAGACGGCGGCAACAAGCTACTGTATTGGTCTTACTGGGGCCAATAACCGCCGCCTCATTGTGGATCGGTTGCGCCGGGTGTGGTATGGGCGCGGCTGCGTGACCGCAGGCAGCACCGAGTATCTGGTGCGGTACCTGTCCAATGGCAACGTAGACCCGCAGTTCTCGGCCGCCGGGGCCAGCAATGGAACGGTGAATGTGCTGTTTCAACAGGCCGACGGACTTATTGTAGCCGGCGGCAATTTCAACCAGTTCCTCGGAGTGGCCAATGCTCCGCTAGTGCGGTTTACCGACCAAAACTTCGTGCAGGTAGATGCTACCTTCCGCCCCACTCTGGATGCCGTAGGTTCGGTACTGAGAACCGTGCGGCAAGCAGACGGGAAACTGGTTATTGGCGGCGTATTTCGCGAGGTAAACGGGCAGCCCGCTGCCAATCTGGCCCGGCTTAATGCCGATGGCACCCTGGATGCCGCCTTTACTGTGCCAGCCGTAAATGGTCCGGTGCAGAGCCTGGCTCTACAGGCCGATGGTAAAATCGTTTTGGCCGGCGACTTCTCGACGGTAGCGGGTGTAAGCTCCCCCAGTATTGCTCGGCTGCTGCCCAATGGTACCTACGACCCGGGCTTTACCAGCAACGTTGTCAGTAACCGCGCTGTCACGGCATTGGCCATTCAGCCCGACGGTGCTATTTTGCTGGGTGGTAATTCGGCGCTGACCATCGGGGGCGTAGTGCCTTCTTGCACCGCCTGCTGCCCAACGGGCAGGCCGACGCAACCTACGGCCAGAACAACGGTACCGGCCCCACC belongs to Hymenobacter cellulosilyticus and includes:
- a CDS encoding delta-60 repeat domain-containing protein, with protein sequence MFTDFNGTGRKALVRLQTTGALDTSYNPNVDTTPRPYVALLAVDPLTNQAVVNGQLGELTRLNQDGTIDNSFQTAATSYCIGLTGANNRRLIVDRLRRVWYGRGCVTAGSTEYLVRYLSNGNVDPQFSAAGASNGTVNVLFQQADGLIVAGGNFNQFLGVANAPLVRFTDQNFVQVDATFRPTLDAVGSVLRTVRQADGKLVIGGVFREVNGQPAANLARLNADGTLDAAFTVPAVNGPVQSLALQADGKIVLAGDFSTVAGVSSPSIARLLPNGTYDPGFTSNVVSNRAVTALAIQPDGAILLGGNSALTIGGVVPSCTACCPTGRPTQPTARTTVPAPPGPCATLPCCPMAAIMCVGSSLG